A single genomic interval of Aedes aegypti strain LVP_AGWG chromosome 1, AaegL5.0 Primary Assembly, whole genome shotgun sequence harbors:
- the LOC5573317 gene encoding E3 ubiquitin-protein ligase CCNB1IP1 isoform X2: MSTERDQLVCNARDCFKKIEGTAWITCCSHVFCAQHGKDAKLRQTTTGPCCPACGTRFRDELSIVERQLNSSLQARAKQQVCANLERKLEYYREMVCTMKRDGAQQKTENEVKIRRLEQQLEQAKVKLRQLDDERQAAKTRFGEPSRCVKKRKPDDFLL, from the exons ATGTCAACCGAACGAGACCAACTGGTGTGCAACGCGCGcgattgtttcaaaaaaatcgaaggcaccgCGTGGATTACCTGCTGCTCGCACGTGTTCTGTGCTCAGCACGGCAAAGATGCCAAACTACGCCAAACAACGACGGGACCCTGTTGTCCGGCCTGCGGAACCCGGTTCCGTGATGAGTTGTCCATTGTGGAACGACAGCTCAACAGTTCGCTACAAGCCCGGGCA AAGCAGCAAGTTTGTGCCAATCTGGAAAGGAAACTGGAATACTACCGGGAAATGGTTTGCACTATGAAACGAGACGGAGCTCAGCAGAAGACCGAAAACGAGGTGAAAATTCGTAGGCTTGAGCAACAATTGGAACAGGCCAAAGTTAAACTGAGGCAACTGGACGATGAACGACAGGCGGCAAAAACTCGATTTGGGGAGCCCTCCAGATGCGTGAAGAAACGCAAACCGGACGATTTCCTGCTGTAA
- the LOC5573317 gene encoding E3 ubiquitin-protein ligase CCNB1IP1 isoform X1: MSTERDQLVCNARDCFKKIEGTAWITCCSHVFCAQHGKDAKLRQTTTGPCCPACGTRFRDELSIVERQLNSSLQARALLLCGYNPEVVMEIANNAITFWNFQKQQVCANLERKLEYYREMVCTMKRDGAQQKTENEVKIRRLEQQLEQAKVKLRQLDDERQAAKTRFGEPSRCVKKRKPDDFLL; encoded by the exons ATGTCAACCGAACGAGACCAACTGGTGTGCAACGCGCGcgattgtttcaaaaaaatcgaaggcaccgCGTGGATTACCTGCTGCTCGCACGTGTTCTGTGCTCAGCACGGCAAAGATGCCAAACTACGCCAAACAACGACGGGACCCTGTTGTCCGGCCTGCGGAACCCGGTTCCGTGATGAGTTGTCCATTGTGGAACGACAGCTCAACAGTTCGCTACAAGCCCGGGCA CTGCTTTTGTGTGGCTACAATCCGGAGGTGGTGATGGAGATTGCCAACAATGCCATtaccttttggaattttcagAAGCAGCAAGTTTGTGCCAATCTGGAAAGGAAACTGGAATACTACCGGGAAATGGTTTGCACTATGAAACGAGACGGAGCTCAGCAGAAGACCGAAAACGAGGTGAAAATTCGTAGGCTTGAGCAACAATTGGAACAGGCCAAAGTTAAACTGAGGCAACTGGACGATGAACGACAGGCGGCAAAAACTCGATTTGGGGAGCCCTCCAGATGCGTGAAGAAACGCAAACCGGACGATTTCCTGCTGTAA